A genomic window from Anthocerotibacter panamensis C109 includes:
- a CDS encoding FAD-binding and (Fe-S)-binding domain-containing protein, producing MESFVHDLRLRLRGEVRFGELDRVLYSTDASFYRIKPIGVVIPRDEEDTIATVQLARAAKLPVLPRGGGTSLAGQTVGEAVVLDFSKYMNRILELNVEEGWAWVEPGVVQDTLKQYLKPHKLCFGPETSTSSRATLGGMCGNNSAGARSIIHGKTIDHILACRVVLADGSMATFGAVSADELRAKAAGSSLEAQIYRKIPKLVQEYRAEILARYPKILRRVSGYNLDALLPEFPESSPLPDPDQRFNLAKLMVGSEGTLGVITALKVRLIPLPKAAAVGVVHFRELNAAIDAVHSVLELNPSAVELVDHNILGPAARSQQFKDKVDFLEDDPEAVLIVEFQGEEVASRLEQLQRRSLGYTTCGLVEQEGQAQVWNLRKAGLGMLMSIRDERKPLAFVEDPAVPVERLPEFVRAFQEVIARHGTTAGYYGHASVGCLHIRPALNLKEQGDIDRMQAMLHEISDLTLSFGGAMSGEHGDGLARGWLNEKMYGPQIYDAFWQVKRAFDFDNRMNPGKIVGSPPPDQNLRYGADYQTLQLQTTLDFSREFGLARAVEMCNGNGACRKQEVGTMCPSFQATLDEQHSTRGRANALRAVLSGQAGAQGFTGQALHSAMDLCLSCKSCQTECPSSVNMAKLKAEFLHHYHQAHGTPLRDRVVGHIALVNQIGSALAPVANGLMRGPLGSLGKKLLGFAPERSLPEFTHQRFSRWFSAHKPAVCGNRGQVVLFHDTYMEYNTPSIGQAATKLLEHLGYEVILPERRCCGRPMLSKGLLHEAQTNARYNVDRLLPYAQAGIPILGCEPSCILTLKDEYLDLVPGGAAKDVAAQVQTMDEFLFGLKQQGALDQVFKPQDQPVLVHGHCHQKALVGTRPTLEVLKLAYPTQEINSGCCGMAGSFGYEQEHYDLSLKIGAQRLFPAIQKAQPQTLLVANGVSCRQQIAHGTDQSARHLVEVLADALKV from the coding sequence ATGGAATCTTTTGTCCATGACCTGCGTCTGCGTCTGAGGGGCGAGGTGCGTTTTGGGGAGTTGGACCGGGTGCTCTACAGCACCGATGCCAGCTTTTACCGGATCAAGCCTATTGGGGTTGTCATCCCCCGCGACGAAGAAGATACTATTGCCACCGTCCAACTCGCCCGAGCCGCTAAACTCCCTGTCCTGCCCCGCGGGGGTGGCACCAGTCTAGCGGGACAGACTGTGGGTGAGGCCGTCGTCCTCGACTTCTCAAAGTACATGAACCGCATCCTGGAACTCAATGTTGAGGAGGGCTGGGCTTGGGTTGAGCCAGGTGTGGTACAAGATACCCTCAAGCAGTATTTGAAGCCCCACAAACTGTGTTTTGGCCCAGAAACCTCCACCTCCAGTCGAGCGACGCTAGGGGGTATGTGCGGCAACAACTCGGCGGGCGCCCGCTCGATCATCCATGGCAAGACCATTGACCATATCTTGGCCTGTCGGGTTGTCTTGGCCGATGGTTCTATGGCGACCTTTGGCGCAGTCTCAGCGGACGAATTGCGTGCCAAAGCCGCAGGCAGCAGCCTGGAGGCCCAGATCTACCGCAAAATCCCCAAGCTCGTCCAGGAGTATCGAGCAGAAATCCTCGCCCGCTATCCGAAGATCCTACGCCGAGTCAGCGGCTATAACCTAGATGCTTTGCTCCCTGAATTTCCTGAAAGCTCCCCTTTGCCCGACCCAGACCAACGCTTTAATCTAGCGAAGCTCATGGTGGGCTCCGAAGGCACCCTCGGGGTGATTACCGCCCTCAAAGTCCGACTGATCCCCCTGCCCAAAGCAGCGGCGGTAGGCGTGGTGCACTTTCGCGAACTCAATGCGGCGATTGATGCAGTACATTCGGTCCTGGAACTCAACCCGTCAGCAGTCGAGCTTGTAGATCACAATATCTTGGGACCGGCGGCGCGTTCCCAGCAATTCAAAGACAAAGTCGATTTTCTGGAAGACGACCCGGAGGCGGTCCTCATCGTTGAGTTTCAGGGGGAGGAGGTAGCTTCGCGTCTGGAGCAACTCCAGCGTCGCTCCCTAGGCTATACCACCTGTGGGTTGGTAGAGCAGGAGGGTCAGGCTCAGGTCTGGAATCTGCGTAAAGCAGGGCTAGGGATGCTGATGAGCATCCGCGATGAGCGCAAACCTCTAGCCTTTGTCGAGGATCCTGCGGTTCCGGTGGAGCGGCTACCCGAGTTTGTCCGTGCTTTCCAGGAAGTGATTGCTCGCCACGGAACAACTGCGGGTTATTACGGACATGCCTCCGTGGGCTGTCTGCATATCCGTCCGGCGCTCAACCTCAAAGAACAGGGCGACATCGACCGGATGCAGGCGATGCTCCATGAGATCAGTGACCTGACGCTCAGCTTTGGGGGGGCGATGAGCGGTGAGCACGGGGACGGGCTCGCTCGCGGCTGGCTCAATGAAAAAATGTATGGCCCTCAGATCTACGATGCCTTTTGGCAGGTGAAGCGGGCTTTTGACTTCGATAACCGGATGAACCCAGGCAAGATCGTAGGTTCCCCGCCCCCGGACCAAAATCTGCGCTACGGGGCAGACTACCAGACCCTCCAGCTTCAGACGACCCTGGACTTCAGTCGCGAATTCGGGTTGGCGCGGGCGGTGGAGATGTGCAACGGCAATGGAGCCTGCCGTAAACAGGAGGTCGGGACCATGTGCCCCTCTTTTCAGGCGACCCTGGATGAACAGCATTCCACGCGGGGACGAGCCAACGCGCTGCGGGCGGTCCTCTCGGGTCAGGCGGGGGCGCAAGGATTTACCGGTCAGGCTCTCCATAGTGCGATGGATCTGTGTCTCTCGTGTAAGTCCTGCCAAACCGAGTGCCCCTCCAGCGTCAACATGGCTAAGCTCAAAGCGGAGTTTCTCCATCATTACCATCAAGCGCACGGTACCCCGCTCAGGGACCGGGTGGTGGGTCACATTGCCCTGGTAAACCAGATCGGAAGTGCCCTCGCGCCCGTCGCGAATGGCTTAATGCGTGGTCCCCTAGGCAGCTTGGGTAAAAAGTTACTCGGCTTTGCCCCGGAGCGGTCCTTACCTGAATTTACCCACCAACGCTTTAGCCGCTGGTTTAGCGCACACAAACCCGCTGTCTGCGGAAATCGGGGACAGGTGGTGCTTTTCCATGACACCTATATGGAGTACAACACGCCCAGCATCGGTCAAGCGGCGACTAAGCTTTTGGAACACCTCGGCTATGAGGTCATTCTGCCTGAGCGCCGCTGCTGTGGACGACCCATGCTCTCCAAGGGATTGCTCCATGAAGCCCAGACCAACGCCCGCTACAACGTAGACCGCTTGCTGCCCTATGCTCAGGCGGGCATCCCGATTCTTGGCTGTGAACCCAGTTGTATCCTGACCTTAAAGGATGAATACCTAGACTTGGTTCCGGGGGGAGCCGCCAAGGACGTAGCCGCTCAGGTTCAGACAATGGATGAATTTCTGTTTGGGCTCAAGCAGCAGGGGGCTCTAGACCAGGTTTTCAAGCCCCAAGACCAGCCAGTGCTCGTCCACGGGCACTGCCACCAAAAAGCCTTGGTGGGCACGCGTCCGACCCTGGAAGTCCTCAAGCTGGCGTACCCTACCCAGGAAATCAACTCGGGTTGCTGTGGCATGGCCGGTTCTTTTGGTTACGAGCAGGAGCACTACGACCTGTCTTTGAAGATTGGGGCTCAGCGGCTCTTCCCGGCGATTCAGAAGGCGCAGCCCCAGACGCTTTTGGTCGCCAATGGGGTCTCCTGTCGCCAGCAGATTGCCCACGGGACGGACCAATCAGCCCGTCACCTTGTGGAAGTTCTGGCAGATGCTCTGAAGGTTTAG
- the dnaK gene encoding molecular chaperone DnaK: MAKVVGIDLGTTNSVVAVLEGGQPTVVANAEGNRTTPSVVAFTKSGERPVGQIARRQAVLNAENTFYSVKRFIGRKISEVTEESKRVPYKVLEDRSGNVKLSSPLAGKEMAPEEISAMVLRKLVDDASTYLGEKVTAAVITVPAYFNDAQRQATKDAGKIAGIDVLRIINEPTAAALAYGLDKKGNETILVFDLGGGTFDVSVLDVDSGVFEVKSTAGDTHLGGDDFDQHIVNWMADEFKKLEGIDLRKDRQALQRLTEAAEKAKIELSSVTETTINLPFITATAEGPKHLELRLTRGQFEDICSDLIERCRGPVQQAISDAGLKAAQIDEIVLVGGSTRIPAIKELVKRLTGKEPNQTVNPDEVVAVGAAIQAGVLSGEVKDILLLDVTPLSLGVETLGGVATKLIQRNTTIPTKKSETFSTAADGQTSVEIHVVQGEREMANDNKSLGRFRLEGIPPAPRGVPQVEVTFDIDANGILSVNAKDKASGKSQSITISGASTLDKSEVERMVADAERNAAADKARREEADLRNEADALTLTAERQLKDFGDKVESAEKEKIEGLVKDVRDALATGNIERVKTLKEELQQSVYALSSRMYQQSPPPGSEGPDGPSGGGDDVIDADFTEVK, encoded by the coding sequence ATGGCCAAAGTAGTCGGTATTGACCTGGGGACGACAAACTCAGTGGTGGCGGTTTTGGAAGGGGGGCAACCAACCGTCGTCGCTAATGCCGAGGGCAATCGCACCACCCCATCGGTGGTTGCCTTCACCAAGAGCGGTGAGCGCCCGGTGGGACAAATTGCCCGCCGCCAAGCTGTGCTCAACGCCGAAAATACCTTTTATTCTGTCAAGCGCTTCATTGGCCGCAAGATCTCGGAAGTGACCGAGGAATCCAAGCGCGTCCCCTACAAAGTCCTTGAAGACCGCAGTGGAAACGTCAAGCTCAGCAGCCCCCTCGCGGGTAAGGAAATGGCCCCCGAAGAAATCTCGGCCATGGTTCTACGCAAGTTGGTGGACGATGCGAGCACTTATCTGGGTGAAAAAGTAACGGCTGCGGTCATCACCGTCCCTGCTTATTTCAACGATGCTCAACGTCAGGCCACCAAAGACGCCGGGAAGATCGCGGGCATTGACGTACTGCGCATCATCAACGAACCTACCGCGGCTGCCCTCGCCTACGGCCTTGATAAAAAGGGCAACGAAACGATCCTGGTCTTTGACTTGGGAGGCGGGACTTTTGACGTGTCGGTCCTGGATGTGGACAGCGGCGTCTTTGAAGTGAAATCCACGGCAGGCGACACCCATCTGGGTGGAGACGACTTCGACCAGCATATTGTCAACTGGATGGCTGATGAGTTCAAGAAACTCGAAGGTATCGATCTTCGCAAAGACCGTCAAGCCCTCCAACGCCTGACCGAAGCCGCCGAAAAAGCCAAGATCGAACTCTCGAGCGTGACCGAGACCACGATCAACCTGCCTTTTATTACCGCTACTGCTGAAGGCCCCAAACACCTAGAACTGCGCCTTACTCGGGGCCAATTTGAAGACATTTGCTCAGACCTCATTGAACGCTGTCGGGGTCCGGTCCAACAAGCGATCAGCGATGCGGGCCTGAAAGCTGCACAGATCGATGAGATCGTCTTGGTTGGCGGCTCCACGCGCATCCCTGCCATCAAAGAGTTGGTCAAGCGTCTGACCGGCAAGGAGCCCAACCAGACCGTAAACCCAGACGAAGTAGTAGCCGTCGGTGCTGCGATCCAGGCGGGCGTCCTCTCTGGCGAAGTAAAAGACATCCTCCTGTTGGATGTAACCCCGCTCTCTCTAGGCGTCGAAACGCTGGGCGGTGTAGCGACCAAGCTCATTCAGCGCAACACTACGATCCCGACCAAGAAATCCGAGACCTTCTCTACCGCAGCCGATGGTCAGACTTCCGTCGAGATCCACGTTGTGCAGGGCGAGCGCGAAATGGCGAACGACAACAAATCCTTAGGTCGCTTCCGTCTAGAGGGCATCCCCCCGGCTCCCAGGGGTGTGCCGCAGGTCGAGGTCACCTTCGACATCGACGCCAACGGTATCCTGAGCGTCAACGCCAAGGACAAAGCCTCTGGCAAATCCCAGTCGATCACGATCTCTGGAGCCTCGACCCTCGATAAATCCGAAGTCGAGCGCATGGTAGCCGACGCCGAGCGCAACGCCGCCGCCGACAAAGCCCGCCGTGAGGAAGCAGATCTGCGCAACGAAGCAGACGCCCTCACCCTCACCGCCGAGCGTCAGCTCAAGGACTTTGGAGACAAAGTCGAGAGCGCCGAGAAAGAGAAGATCGAAGGGCTCGTCAAAGATGTCCGCGATGCCCTAGCCACAGGCAATATCGAACGCGTCAAGACCCTCAAGGAAGAACTCCAGCAATCGGTCTACGCGCTCTCTTCGCGCATGTACCAGCAGTCACCTCCTCCAGGTTCTGAAGGTCCCGACGGTCCCAGTGGCGGCGGCGATGACGTCATCGATGCGGATTTCACCGAAGTCAAGTAG
- a CDS encoding VOC family protein produces MYPFHLSLFVNSLKEAQQFYVGILGLKERRSSPKAIHVDFFGHQLTLSLNEGYDVLSKLENNPEAVPCPHFGAVLPENAWLEVKHKLIDHGVDFVVEPQVRFNGKKWEQGVMFVHDPSGNSIELKYYPGSEDWF; encoded by the coding sequence ATGTATCCATTCCACCTTTCTCTTTTTGTCAATAGCCTCAAGGAGGCTCAGCAGTTCTATGTTGGTATTCTGGGATTAAAAGAACGCCGTAGTTCACCTAAGGCGATCCATGTTGATTTCTTTGGTCATCAGTTGACGCTTTCTTTGAATGAGGGGTACGATGTCCTCTCCAAGTTAGAAAATAACCCTGAAGCAGTCCCTTGCCCTCACTTTGGCGCGGTTCTACCTGAAAATGCTTGGCTGGAAGTAAAGCACAAGCTGATCGACCACGGAGTTGATTTTGTGGTCGAGCCTCAGGTCCGCTTCAACGGCAAGAAATGGGAGCAAGGGGTTATGTTCGTCCACGATCCTTCGGGTAACTCGATTGAACTGAAGTACTACCCAGGAAGTGAGGACTGGTTCTAA
- a CDS encoding sulfite exporter TauE/SafE family protein, translating into MIPGDWLVLSVSGLVAGVLAGFLGIGGGAILVPLMVALGYVPVQAVATSSLAILMTSLSGSLQNWRMGFFDTKKILALGIPAIPLSILGAYLADRLVPYMLLFVFGISMLVNIYLVDLRQRLAARHAANTKPIAQPEPVLATLIEQPETVPAIPSSQEPERSFSPAVARAFTGGAAGLLAGLFGMGGGVIMVPLQILLLGENIKVAAQTSLGVIVISAISACVNHAYHGNILFAQGLLLGFGGLVGAQFGTRFLPKMSDELVSLTFKSVLGILALYVFWKAWFEFTLQ; encoded by the coding sequence ATGATTCCAGGAGATTGGTTGGTATTGAGTGTCAGTGGGCTGGTGGCGGGCGTCCTGGCGGGGTTTCTGGGCATTGGTGGGGGGGCGATCTTAGTACCCTTAATGGTCGCCCTCGGCTATGTACCCGTTCAGGCTGTTGCCACAAGCAGTCTAGCGATCCTGATGACCTCCCTCTCTGGGAGCCTCCAAAACTGGCGGATGGGCTTCTTCGACACCAAAAAGATCCTTGCCCTGGGTATTCCCGCCATCCCGCTCTCGATCCTTGGGGCTTATTTAGCCGATAGGCTGGTTCCTTATATGCTGCTGTTTGTGTTCGGCATCAGTATGCTGGTCAATATTTATCTGGTGGATCTACGACAACGGCTAGCTGCCCGTCATGCAGCGAACACAAAACCTATCGCGCAGCCCGAACCGGTGCTCGCGACGCTTATCGAACAACCGGAGACTGTCCCTGCCATCCCTTCCTCCCAGGAGCCTGAACGTTCCTTCAGCCCTGCGGTGGCCCGCGCTTTCACTGGGGGAGCCGCTGGACTTTTGGCGGGTCTGTTTGGAATGGGCGGGGGGGTCATCATGGTCCCCCTCCAGATCCTGCTGTTGGGGGAGAATATCAAAGTCGCGGCCCAGACCAGCTTGGGGGTGATCGTGATCTCGGCCATCTCCGCGTGCGTGAACCATGCCTACCACGGCAATATTCTGTTCGCTCAGGGACTCCTGCTAGGCTTTGGGGGGCTCGTCGGAGCCCAATTTGGGACGCGTTTTTTACCGAAGATGTCCGATGAACTTGTTAGCCTTACCTTTAAGAGTGTGCTCGGGATCTTGGCGCTCTACGTTTTTTGGAAGGCATGGTTCGAATTTACGCTTCAATGA
- a CDS encoding response regulator translates to MSAPPNSLIPQQTQRVSPVDLLRTLCEKQVTGSLWVASNGVNWLVVFEQGRVIYVTHDLEPLVRLGEQLQRQGGPGSVLAEEVRPLINTLFAQKLKEPASGRVGYEALLWLMRQQYLTREQALEVCERLTREALESLLLVSEGAVVFSPQTHLSQTGYSFELSALLTYCQERIRGWRALGAPVWSPYQRLYLTSHVTPQKQLPELHQQFRVHLRGLSFRHLAIQTNYDELKLAQSLLPYIREKVILLREPQPPFHQLPRLLPLQPIAPPVKPACTIACIDDSPTITNEIRRYLGDTGFEVIAVNEPLKALMQIVRLKPELILLDVGMPLLDGYELCRLLRKNPLFKKTPIVMVTGNTGFLDRAKATMVGATDYLTKPFSQEGLLKMVHRHLAV, encoded by the coding sequence ATGAGCGCTCCCCCTAACTCCCTGATTCCCCAGCAGACGCAACGCGTCAGCCCAGTTGATTTATTAAGAACGCTTTGTGAAAAACAGGTCACTGGCAGTCTGTGGGTAGCCAGCAATGGTGTTAATTGGCTGGTTGTTTTTGAGCAGGGCAGGGTTATCTATGTCACCCATGATCTTGAACCGCTGGTGCGGCTAGGGGAGCAGCTACAGCGCCAAGGCGGTCCTGGTTCGGTCCTGGCTGAGGAAGTCCGCCCCCTGATCAATACCTTGTTTGCCCAAAAATTGAAGGAACCTGCCTCTGGGCGGGTTGGCTATGAAGCGCTTCTCTGGCTGATGCGCCAGCAGTACTTGACCCGTGAGCAGGCTCTGGAGGTCTGTGAGCGGCTCACCCGTGAGGCCCTGGAGTCTTTACTACTGGTGAGCGAGGGGGCCGTGGTCTTTAGCCCCCAAACGCATCTGTCTCAAACCGGCTACAGCTTTGAATTATCGGCGTTGCTCACCTACTGCCAGGAACGGATCCGGGGGTGGCGAGCGCTGGGGGCTCCGGTCTGGTCCCCCTACCAACGGCTCTACCTCACCAGCCACGTCACGCCCCAGAAGCAACTGCCAGAGTTGCACCAACAATTCCGAGTTCATCTCAGGGGGTTGAGTTTTCGGCACTTAGCCATACAGACCAATTACGACGAATTGAAACTAGCTCAGAGCCTGCTGCCCTACATCCGCGAAAAAGTTATTCTCCTACGCGAGCCCCAACCGCCCTTCCACCAACTTCCCCGGCTGCTCCCGCTACAGCCCATAGCGCCCCCGGTCAAGCCTGCCTGCACGATTGCCTGCATCGATGACAGTCCGACGATCACCAACGAGATCCGCCGCTACTTAGGAGATACCGGGTTTGAGGTCATTGCGGTCAATGAACCGCTCAAAGCACTGATGCAGATTGTGCGCCTCAAGCCTGAACTGATCTTGCTCGATGTGGGCATGCCCCTATTGGACGGCTATGAACTGTGTCGTTTACTGCGCAAAAATCCTCTCTTCAAGAAGACGCCCATCGTTATGGTAACGGGCAATACCGGATTTCTGGACCGCGCCAAAGCCACTATGGTGGGCGCGACCGATTACCTAACCAAGCCCTTTAGCCAAGAGGGATTACTCAAGATGGTTCATCGCCATCTTGCTGTTTAG